From the genome of Pyxidicoccus xibeiensis:
CGGCCGGAGGCTCGCCCGCGCTGGCCTGGCGCAGCCGCTCGTCCTGCTCGCGCAGCAAGTCGGGGATGAAGTCCGCCGAGATGTCGAAGGGCACCGAGACGGTGCGGACGCCGTGGGCCCTGGATGACTCGATGAGCTCGGCGGGGAAGCGTGTCTTGCCGAGGAGAATCCAGACGGCCGCCATGGCCGGCGTGCCGGGGCTCAGGTGAAAGGAGAGCGCGACGTCGCGGGGGCGGTCGTTCAGCGCGCGCTGCACTCCGCGCACGGCGGCCTCGTGAATTTCACCAAACTCCGTGGGGCCGCTGAGCCGCTCGTACAGGACCTCGATGCGCGCCTTCGTCCGGCCTCCGAGCCACTTCACGTAGGGTGAGACCTGGGAGGCCTCGTAGTCCGACAGCAGGAAGGCCTCGTCGAAGGCGCGGGCGTCGAGCGCCTGCGCGATGGGGCCCGCGCCCACCTCCTCGCCCTCGGTGGGGGCCCGGAGGTCAGTCCTTCCGACCCAGGCGACAAGCACCTTGCGCATGGGGAGACGCTACAAGCTCTCTTGCCTCTGAACAATAAATCTTGTTGACCTCCTCCAGACTGGCCTACCTGCTCCGAGAGTGGGAGCGACCCGGCGAGTGGGCGCTCCATCGCTGGCGCGGCCCATGCAGTGGGTGCCCGCCATGACAAACATGATTCGCATCCCACAGGTTGAAGTCTCCGTTGTCTGTACCTCCGAGCAGGTCGCGGCGGAGGTGCGCGACCGTCGCCCGGACAGCCTCGCCCTCTTCGGCGACCTCGGCGAGGGGCAGCGGGAGCAGCTCGTCCTCGACGCGTGGAGCATCGGCTTCCGGGCGCTCCATAACGCGCATACCGCCGCACAGGAGGCGAAGCTGAAGGACGTGGGCGAGGCCCTCGTCTCGGACGTCGACAGACAGCTCCGTGCCCACGTCGACCAGCAGCAGGAGATGATGGCCTCCGTGCTCCGGACTTTCTTCGACCCGAAGGACGGGCAGGTGACGCAGCGCCTTGCGGCCTTCGTCGAGGACCAGGGCGTTCTCGCGCGGCTGCTCGACAGGTATCTCGGCCCGGGAAACAGCGTGCTCGCCGAGGCCCTCGCGCGGCAGGTGGGTGAGACGAGCCCTCTCTTCAAGAAGCTGAGCCTCACTGAGAGCGACGGCCTGGTGAAGGTCCTCGAGGGGCAGCTCCGGGTGGTGATGAACCACGGACACGCGGAGTTGGTGCGCGCATTGGACCCGCTCGCCGAGGATGGCGCCGTCGCCCGGTTCCTCCGCAGCCTCCGCGAGGAGCTGAAGGGGGCCGACGAGGACCGCGCCAAGCAGCTCTCTGCGGCGCTCGCCGCGCTGAACGCGAACGACGAGAATTCGCTCCTGAGCCGCCTCGTGCGCGAGACGCACCGTGCCCGCCAGGAGGTGCTGTCGGCGGTGAATCCGGACGCGCCCGACTCGCCCATGTCGATTCTGAAGGCGAGCCTCACGAAGCTCCTCCAGGAGCAGGGCGCGACGCAGGGGGCCCTCGCCCGGCAACAGGAGGAGCGCCAGGCACGCTTCGAGAAAGAGGTCCGCGAGGCGCTAGCCCGCATCGAGACCCGGCGGGCCCAGGAGCAGAAGAGCACGCGCGGCGGGCTCGTCTTCGAGGACGCGGTCGTCTCCTTCCTCCAGGACGCCACGCGGGCAGCTGCCTGCGTCCTGGACGTGACGGGCGCGACGGCAGGCATTGGCCGGTGCAAGAAGGGCGACGCGGTGCTCCGGTTCACCGACGAGAGCGCCTTCGCCGGGGCGTGCGTGGTGTTCGAGGCGAAGCGTGACGCGACCTACACCGTGCAGAAGGCACTCGATGAACTCGACGCCGCGCGCAAGAACCGGGAGGCCGTCGCGGGCGTGTTTGTGATGGCACGCTCGCATGCGAGCGAGACGTTCCCGAGATTCATGCGCTACGGGAGCAATGTCCTCGTGAGCTGGGACGAGCAGGATCCGGCGACGGACGCCTACCTTCAGGCGGCCGTGCTCCTCGGGATGGCGCTTGTCACGCGTAGCCGCACGACAGGCGACACGGGCGACATCACCGCCCTGAGGGACGTCGAGACGCGCATCGAAGCCGAGCTCACTCGCCTCGAAAAGGTGGAGAAGTACGGCGACGCCATCCGCAAGAACGTGGATGGCATCAGCGACGAGGTACGCAAGGCCCGGAAGGCCCTCGACGTTCTGCTCCGGAAGGCGCAAGACACCCTGCAGGCGCTGAAGGTCGAACTCCACGATGAGGGGGCCGAGCGCGGCTCGCCGATTGGGCTGCCGAACGGCGCCTTCCGGGCGCCGGTACTGCCCCTCCCTGGTGTCGCAGTGGCATCCCTTGCCTCGTTGAACGACTAAACCATCCGGGTAAATCTTGGCCTACCCTGCGAGGGCGAGCAGGAGTCATCAAGCGTCGGAAGCCGCATAGGCGGCCCAACTGCTTCAGGAGGTGGATGACAGCAAATGGGCTTGCGCGGACCGCGGCACCTCGAAGACCTCCAAGCCCGTGGCCCTGCTGATGGCGGACCTGAGCATGACGAAGACGTATTCCAGGCCCCATGTCTCCAGCGACAACCCCTTCATTGAGGCGCACTTCAAGACGCTGAAGTACTGGCTTGGCTTTCCTCAACGCTTCGGCTGTCTCCAGGACGCCTGCGACTTCTTCTACGGCGCTGGCGGCTGCGGCGCCCGAATCTACAAGAGCTGGAACTACTGAGCTGACGTAGCAGCGGCCCGCTCCGGATGTGCACCGGAGCGGGCCGTCCTCCGGGCGTCGTGCCCTCGCCCCATCCGCTGGCTATGGACTGTCGTCGCGAGCCGCGGGGCCCGAAGTGGCAGGACGTGACGGAGTCAGGGCGGGGAGGTAGCACGCGCCCTTGTATTCAACGCCGCCCCACTCATCACAATCCTTCACGTCCACGGGGAGCTTCGTCCAACAGCCGCCATTGAGGCGACCTGCACCTTACCGGGGCAGCGGCCCTTGTCGTCCGGACGCCGCTGCCCGGGGAGGGGCTTCGGTGGCAGGTCTGCCGCGATGCAGGACCACACGGAGGGGGTTTTCTTCGGCCCCACCGGCGCCGTCAGCGCGGAGTCCCCGTGGGCCACGGTGCCGCCATCCTCTGACTCTTCCTGCTCCGCAAGGAAGGCCGCTGCGGGCTCCTCGAAGGGACTCACGTTCGGCAGCCCCCTGTCGCTCAGCGCGAGTGTAGCTCCGAGGCCGACGGCCGCGAACCCCGACCACTTCTGCATTCGAGGGGGCTGCACCGTGACGCGCTGGGGGAGGGGAGAGAGGCGCGCGGGCCGCGGCTCTTCTCCTGTGAAGAGCGGCACGTCCGCCTCGCTTCCGGAGGTCCGCGCCGACGACAGCCGGGGCCGCCACACCACCACGCACCGTGAGCTCTTCGTGCTGCCCCACGGCGGGCTGCTCATCGACAGGCCCGGGATGCGCGAGCTGGGGGTGTGGGGTGAGGAGGAGGGCGTGGGCCAGGTGTTCGCGGACATCCTCGCGCTGGCGGAGGGCTGCCGCTTCACGGACTGCGAGCACCGGAGCGAGCCGGGCTGCGCGGTGCGGGGCGCCGTGGCGGCGGGCACGCTGCCCCAGGCGCGGGTGGACAGCTTCGAGAAGCTGCGGCGCGAGCAGGCGCACCAGGCGCGCCAGGTGGACGCCGTCGCGCGGCGCGAGCAGAAGCGCAGGGAGCGCAGCAACACCCTCCTGGGCTGGGAGGCGGGGAGGTCCAAGCGGCGCGGACGTGACTGAGCGCTGAGACGGGACGGAGGCGGCGGGGGCGTTTCCCGCCGCCTCCGTCCTTTACCGGGCGCGTCGGACCTGGAACTCGCAGCTCGGCGCGCCCTTCGTCATGCACTGGCTCTCGAGGACCTCCACGGGCTGCTCCATCGCCCGGCCGATGCCCCGGATGAAGCCGATGCCCACGGCGCACAGCTGGCGCTTGGACATATAGGACACCTGCACCAGGTCCGGCGCCACGCGGCGGCAGACCAGGTGCGGCGGCGTGGCCAGTGGATCATTCCGCACGCGGTCGTGGATGCGCTCCACGTGCTCGACGAGGTCGAGCACGCTCCACTCCGGCTGGATGACCGCCTTGTAGCCGCGCAGCAGGTTGGGGGCGATGTACTCGCCGAAGTCCTCGAGGATGGCGCGGGCCGGCTGGCCCGTCAGCTTCGAGGCCGCGGTGACGAGCGCCACCGCCTCTTCATCCGGATACGACTTGAAGGCGAGATAGATGCGCTTGGGAAGCCGGGCCTCCCTGAGCAACTTCTCCCAGCCCTGCTCTCCCATCCGGGCAAGGGTGTAGCGGTTCAGCTCATTGAAGATGATGCCGTGCATGTGGGGGTGTGGGCTCCTGAAGAGGCGTGGCGACCCACGCCTCATGGCCCGGAGTATCCGCTCACATGTTCCGAGGGCTGTAGCGCTGGCCGAGCAGCGGACGAGCGGGGCTGACGTGACTTCCCCAGGTCACCACCCACCCCTCGGCATCAGTACGTCTGCCAGCCGCTGTCCTTGCAGGTGGAGGGGCAGTGGGCCTCGCACCGGCTCTGGGCGCGGGGCTTCGACATGGTGGCGTACTCACACGCCAGGGACTCGTACTCGAAGAGCTCCCCGTCGTTGGGGCACGTGTAGTAGCCGTAGCTGCAGATGTTCGCGTGCACCTCGCCGGGAGCCTCGGCGCCCTCGGGCGCCTGCTCCTGCTCCACGGGGCCGCCACAGCCCACGCTCATCACGCTCACCAGCACACCGCACATCGCCAGCCACTTGCTCATGGTCTTCATGGTCGAAATTGCTCCGTCAATGAGGGCCCTGGAATCCGGGCACTCTGTCAACGAGGCAGGGGCTGAATCTTCCTCTCTTCCTTCCCCATGCTCATGCCTGGACGGCTCGTGCGGGAGCCCCCTCCGCCCCGAGCTGTAGCTCCACGCGCGGCAGGGTGAAGTGGAAGGTGGCGCCCTTGTCCACTTCGCTCTCGGCCCAGGTGCGTCCACCGTGGCGGGCGACGATGCGCCGCACGTTGGCCAGGCCGATGCCCGTTCCCTCGAACTGGTCTGCCCGGTGCAGCCGCTGGAAGACGCCGAAGAGCTTGTCGACGTACTGCATCTCGAAGCCCACGCCGTTGTCGCGCACCACCACCTCGACCTCCTCCTCCCCCACGCGAGCCCAGACCTCGATGACGGACTCCTCACGCGTCTTCGAGTACTTCAGCGCATTGGAGAGCAGGTTCCTGAGCACCAGCCGCAGCAGCGCCGGGTCTGCCTGGACTTCGGGCAGGTTCCCCACGCGCCACTGCACCTTGCGCCCCTCGGCCTCCGGCGCGAGCTCGCGCTGCGCCTCCGCCACGGCGTCCCGCAGGGACACCGGCGCCTTCTTCAGCTCGGTGCGGCCCATGCGGCTGAAGTCGAGCAGGTCATCCACCAGCTTGCCGCCCTGCCGGGCCGCGTCCGCGATGGTCTTCACGTGGCGGCGGCCGGTGGCGTCCAGGCTCTCGCTGGAGCGCGACTCGAGCAGCTGGGCGAAGCCCATGATGTGCCGCAGGGGCGCGCGCAGGTCGTGGCTCACCGAGTAGCTGAAGGACTCCAGCTCCTTGTTGGCCTCCAGCAGCGCCGCGGTGCGCTCCTGCACCCGCCGCTCGAGCTGCTGGTTGAACCGCCGCATCTCCTCCGCGGCCTGCCTGCTCTCCGTGATGTCGATGACGCTGCCGATGTAGCCCAGGTACTCGCCGGACGGGCTGAAGCGGGGCGAGGCCGCGTCGATGGCCCAGCGGTACTCCCCGTCCTTCCGCTGGAGCCGGTACTCGAGCTGGAAGGGCGCCTGCTTCGCGTTGGCCGCGAGGAAGACGTCCTGGGCCCGCTTCACGTCCTCCGGGTGGGTGGCCGACAGCCACCCGAAGCCCAGCCCCGTCTCCTCGGTCTGC
Proteins encoded in this window:
- a CDS encoding PAS domain S-box protein encodes the protein MRPLDFAELFRLSPNPYMVLDRQLRYVTANEAYLRATASRLEDLQGRGVFDLFPHDPNDPNNASVQMLRGSLERVLATRAADVLALIPYRVPMHTEQGVVVVERFWSATHTPLLDAQGEVTHILQHTVDVTELQQLKQAAEERQGSAAAVAMEAGVLGRARKLQEANRVLDSERRHLLSLFQQAPSFMAFLRGREHVFELTNPAYEQLVGRRDLVGKPVRDALPEVVAQGFIGLLDGVYTSGEPFVGRGVRITLQRHADAPAEEAYLDFIYQPILGADGKVSGIFVQGHDISEQKRMEAALKESEERFRNMADHAPVMLWVTDPSGSCTYLNKSWYEFTGQTEETGLGFGWLSATHPEDVKRAQDVFLAANAKQAPFQLEYRLQRKDGEYRWAIDAASPRFSPSGEYLGYIGSVIDITESRQAAEEMRRFNQQLERRVQERTAALLEANKELESFSYSVSHDLRAPLRHIMGFAQLLESRSSESLDATGRRHVKTIADAARQGGKLVDDLLDFSRMGRTELKKAPVSLRDAVAEAQRELAPEAEGRKVQWRVGNLPEVQADPALLRLVLRNLLSNALKYSKTREESVIEVWARVGEEEVEVVVRDNGVGFEMQYVDKLFGVFQRLHRADQFEGTGIGLANVRRIVARHGGRTWAESEVDKGATFHFTLPRVELQLGAEGAPARAVQA
- a CDS encoding heme NO-binding domain-containing protein is translated as MHGIIFNELNRYTLARMGEQGWEKLLREARLPKRIYLAFKSYPDEEAVALVTAASKLTGQPARAILEDFGEYIAPNLLRGYKAVIQPEWSVLDLVEHVERIHDRVRNDPLATPPHLVCRRVAPDLVQVSYMSKRQLCAVGIGFIRGIGRAMEQPVEVLESQCMTKGAPSCEFQVRRAR
- the rsgA gene encoding GTPase RsgA gives rise to the protein MKSGTSASLPEVRADDSRGRHTTTHRELFVLPHGGLLIDRPGMRELGVWGEEEGVGQVFADILALAEGCRFTDCEHRSEPGCAVRGAVAAGTLPQARVDSFEKLRREQAHQARQVDAVARREQKRRERSNTLLGWEAGRSKRRGRD